The proteins below come from a single Papaver somniferum cultivar HN1 chromosome 11, ASM357369v1, whole genome shotgun sequence genomic window:
- the LOC113324988 gene encoding uncharacterized protein LOC113324988: MAMNSSSASNANTTNNLCGSLPSSTQARDPAWEWGERKDPENPNIITCLLCNKLIRGGGITRLKEHLVGKSGNTSPCPNATTSVINKVNQLFAVKKTKNAHRANIDLAYQRTFNSDEGSDVDTDVGEQEVEIDGNVGSGSGVDLHVQKQTKRKRITQSNTRGPIDLYMRTDHKKTQKVTAERNCAVKEKLLKTAWKCISSWMTENSVAFNTVRCPSFKEMIFAIGDYGKGSVFLKSVDASDRTNDDDFIPKLVKEVIADVGAENVVQFITDNGSNFKKAGKDLMLEYPHMFWTPFGAHCVQLMLEELGSKLPRIKTAVILGKRLVTYIYAHFQVLSLMRELTGADLHRSTKTRFATQYYTLESLQKYKTPLQMVFVNDRWVKTRFARENVGVNALKIVTSIKFWEDVDYSCRVLKPLVKVVRLVDIERKPTMPSFYEAMRIARDQLEKNLGEDNDTWLI; this comes from the exons ATGGCTATGAATTCTTCTAGTGCATCCAATGCAAACACCACAAACAATTTATGTGGTTCATTGCCTTCTTCTACGCAAGCTAGGGATCCGGCATGGGAATGGGGTGAACGCAAAGACCCAGAAAATCCAAATATTATTACCTGTTTGTTATGTAACAAATTAATCCGTGGTGGTGGAATCACAAGGCTTAAGGAGCATCTCGTAGGAAAGTCAGGGAATACTTCACCATGTCCGAATGCAACCACTTCTGTTATCAACAAAGTAAATCAGTTGTTTGCTGTAAAGAAGACCAAAAATGCTCATAGGGCTAACATTGATTTAGCGTACCAGCGTACATTCAACTCTGATGAAGGCTCTGATGTTGACACAGATGTTGGGGAACAAGAAGTTGAAATTGATGGCAATGTTGGCAGTGGTAGTGGTGTTGATTTACATGTTCAAAAACAGACGAAGAGAAAGCGAATAACCCAAAGTAATACAAGAGGTCCTATTGATTTATATATGAGGACAGATCACAAGAAAACTCAAAAGGTCACCGCTGAAAGGAACTGTGCAGTGAAAGAGAAGTTATTAAAGACTGCATGGAAATGCATATCATCTTGGATGACTGAGAATTCAGTGGCATTTAATACCGTTCGTTGCCCAAGTTTCAAAGAAATGATCTTTGCAATTGGTGATTACGGGAAAG GTTCAGTATTTTTGAAGTCTGTGGATGCCTCAGATAGAACCAATGATGATGATTTCATTCCTAAGCTTGTAAAGGAGGTAATTGCTGATGTTGGTGCAGAAAATGTGGTTCAGTTCATTACTGATAATGGTTCTAACTTCAAAAAGGCAGGGAAGGACTTAATGCTTGAATACCCACATATGTTTTGGACTCCTTTTGGTGCTCATTGTGTTCAGTTGATGCTAGAAGAACTTGGTTCCAAGCTTCCAAGAATCAAGACAGCCGTCATACTAGGTAAGAGACTAGTTACATATATTTATGCTCATTTTCAAGTATTGAGCTTAATGAGGGAGTTGACTGGTGCAGACTTACATAGGTCTACAAAAACTAGATTTGCAACTCAATATTACACACTAGAGAGTCTTCAAAAGTATAAAACTCCTCtgcaaatggtgtttgtgaatgaTAGGTGGGTAAAAACTAGGTTTGCAAGAGAAAATGTGGGAGTAAATGCACTTAAAAttgttacaagtatcaaattttgGGAAGATGTCGATTACTCTTGTAGGGTGCTAAAGCCTTTAGTTAAGGTAGTAAGATTAGTGGATATCGAACGCAAACCTACAATGCCTTCTTTTTATGAGGCAATGAGAATAGCAAGGGATCAACTTGAGAAGAATTTGGGTGAAGATAATGATACTTGG CTCATTTGA